A genomic region of Anas platyrhynchos isolate ZD024472 breed Pekin duck chromosome 9, IASCAAS_PekinDuck_T2T, whole genome shotgun sequence contains the following coding sequences:
- the EIF4G1 gene encoding eukaryotic translation initiation factor 4 gamma 1 isoform X3, with amino-acid sequence MNKAPQPTGGAPTAPHPAPSPGLPQSTFPPAQTAPVVFNPAPTSQMNTPSQPRQFPAGPRAIHQQGGFRSLQHFYQNRAQPPASASRVQSNTTARPGPPAHVYPAASQVMMIPSQISYTPSQGAYYIPGQGRSTYVVPTQQYPVQPGAPSFYPGASPTEFGTYAGAYYPAQGVQQFPAGVPTAQVIVSQQPPIPPKRERKTIRIRDPNQGGKDITEEIMSGARTSSTPTPPQAGSGLEPQANGETPHVAVIIRPDDRPKPALVVSKPVSLEPSKSASPSPPPPLIPEAEPVVLSDVTLVPMEPPGDADTKVEQGEAPPDPHQTFSAITTVPGAGELPLGPQPDTDTAAAAQEEEEEGVVEVEEEEEEEEEEEEAAVPLPEPTPQAPVPPEVPPAPVSPPLPAVPPVPAAPSPPPVVPQAPEAPAKPASPSPPPPREEPCPEPGAPEPSAEANGVLEELPEPLPEAPVCQPVPGAGAVPVPEPVPVPAPASPVAQPEELPLPNGVEGASKAEPGEEQPESDVSPISEPEEPAQPGTPTSPVAEEEEEESEGPAEAQERSSSPAPAPSQSLEATVQVAVSVPKKKRRMKELNKKEAVGDLLDAFKESQISDSASEAENKPPPAAPARETEDTAPARPQEESEETWEEKEDKLAPEKGKAGEQKYRYKEEQWKPLNPEEKKRYDREFLLGFQFIFASMQKPEGLPQITDVVLDKPCVPSQANKTPLRALDPIRLSGMNCSPDFTPSFANLGRPVMGNRGLPSGLGPRRSQQSQRKEPRKIIATVSLNEDVKLNKAEKAWKPSSKRASEEEDPENIKTQELLRRVRSILNKLTPQMFQQLMKQVMELSIDTEERLKGVIDLVFEKAISEPNFSVAYANMCRCLMGLKVPTTDKPTVTVNFRKLLLNRCQKEFEKDKDDDEIFEKRQKEMDDASAPEEKARMKDELEEARDKARRRSLGNIKFIGELFKLKMLTEAIMHDCVVKLLKNHDEESLECLCRLLTTIGKDLDFEKAKPRMDQYFNQMEKIIKEKKTSSRIRFMLQDVIDLRQHSWVPRRGDQGPKTIDQIHKEAEMEEHREHIKVQQLMSKDKRRGPPGPSSSSGRSSLVADDGWNTVPISKGNRPIDTSRLTKITKPGSIDSNNQLFAPGGRLSWGKGSSGGSGAKPADSGRPATSTLNRFSALQQSTPADSLESRRVVQRSSSSRDRSEKAGDRGDRESRSEKSGDRLERPERGERGERNRSALTKRSFSKETEDRSREREKQGGPEAVRKAASMTEERDRSREPVKQEPAAPAASPKPTLSEEELEKKSKAIIEEYLHINDMKEALQCVQELGSPSLLYVFVRNGIESTLERSTISREHMGVLLCHLVKAGTLSKEQYYKGLREILEIAEDMEIDIPHIWLYLAELITPILQEEGIPMEELFREITKPLVPIGKATTLLVEVLGLLCKGMSQKTAGKLWRDGGLSWKEFLPEDQDVNKFVTEQKLEYTMGGDSSDTPSCKELTSEELCKQMDKLLKENPNNQRIYDWIEANLSEEQVSSNMFIRALMTSVCHSAIVFENPYRVDATVIRNRAKLLQKYMRDEQKELQALYALQALVVKLEQPPNLLRMFFDALYDEDVIKEEAFYKWESSKDLLEQQGKGVALKSVTAFFTWLREAEDESDNN; translated from the exons ATGAACAAAGCTCCACAGCCCACAGGAGGAGCCCCGACAGCCCCGCACCCTGCCCCTTCTCCCGGACTTCCACAG TCGACGTTCCCACCCGCTCAGACGGCACCTGTGGTTTTTAACCCGGCACCGACCTCACAAATGAATACGCCTTCCCAGCCGCGACAG TTTCCAGCGGGGCCTCGTGCTATTCACCAGCAG GGCGGATTCAGGTCTCTCCAG catTTCTACCAGAACAGGGCCCAGCCTCCCGCCAGCGCGTCCCGCGTGCAGAGCAACAcgacggcccggcccggcccccccgcacATGTCTATCCAGCCGCGTCCCAGGTGATGATGATCCCCTCCCAGATCTCCTACACGCCTTCCCAAGGAGCCTACTACATCCCCGGACAG GGTCGCTCCACCTACGTCGTCCCGACCCAGCAGTACCCGGTGCAGCCCGGCGCCCCTAGTTTTTACCCTGGAGCCAGCCCCACAGAATTTGGGACTTACG CAGGGGCTTACTACCCGGCACAGGGGGTGCAGCAATTCCCGGCGGGGGTCCCCACTGCCCAGGTCATCGTGAGCCAGCAGCCGCCGATCCCCCCAAAACGAGAACGCAAAACG ATCCGGATACGAGACCCCAACCAAGGCGGCAAAGACATCACTGAAGAAATCATGTCCGGAGCGAGGACCTCATCtacccccacccctccccag GCTGGAAGCGGTTTGGAGCCCCAGGCCAACGGAGAGACCCCTCATGTAGCAGTTATTATCCGGCCAG ATGACCGCCCGAAACCCGCGCTGGTGGTGAGCAAGCCCGTCTCCCTGGAGCCCAGCAAGTCGGCGTCGCCGtcgcctccccctcccctcatcCCCGAGGCGGAGCCCGTGGTGCTCTCGGACGTGACGCTGGTGCCGATGGAGCCCCCCGGGGATGCGGACACTAAAGTGGAGCAGGGCGAGGCGCCGCCCGACCCGCACCAGACGTTTAGCGCCATCACTACAGTGCCAGGGGCCGGGGAGCTGCCCCTCGGGCCCCAGCCCGACACGGACACGGCGGCCGCGgcgcaggaggaggaggaggaaggggtggtggaggtggaggaggaggaggaggaagaggaggaggaggaagaagccGCCGTTCCCCTCCCGGAGCCCACCCCGCAGGCGCCTGTGCCACCCGAGGTGCCACCGGCACCCGTGTCCCCCCCGCTGCCAGCCGTGCCCCCGGTGCCGGCCGCGCCGTCGCCGCCGCCCGTCGTCCCGCAGGCCCCCGAAGCGCCTGCCAAGCccgcctcccccagccccccgccgccccgggaAGAGCCCTGCCCCGAGCCCGGCGCCCCGGAGCCCTCCGCCGAGGCTAACGGGGTTTTAGAGGAGTTACCCGAACCCCTCCCCGAGGCGCCCGTGTGCCAGCCGGTGCCCGGAGCCGGAGCCGTGCCCGTGCCGGAGCCCGTCCCGGTGCCCGCCCCGGCTTCCCCCGTCGCCCAGCCCGAGGAGCTGCCCCTGCCCAACGGGGTGGAGGGCGCCAGCAAAGCGGAGCCGGGCGAGGAGCAGCCCGAATCGGACGTCAGCCCCATCTCGGAGCCCGAGGAGCCGGCCCAGCCCGGCACCCCCACCTCCCccgtggcggaggaggaggaggaggagagcgaAGGCCCCGCCGAAGCCCAGGAGCGGAGCTcgagcccggcccctgccccttCGCAGAGCTTGGAGGCGACCGTGCAAG TCGCCGTGTCGGTGCCAAAGAAGAAGCGAAGGATGAAGGAGCTGAACAAGAAGGAGGCGGTGGGCGACCTGCTGGATGCCTTCAAGGAG TCGCAGATCAGTGACAGTGCCTCGGAGGCAGAAAACAAgcctccccccgccgcccctgCCCGGGAAACGGAGGACAcggcccccgcccggccccagGAGGAGTCGGAGGAGACgtgggaagagaaggaggacaAGCTGGCCCCGGAGAAGGGCAAGGCAGGGGAGCAGAAGTACCGCTACAAGGAAG AGCAATGGAAACCCTTGAACCCCGAGGAGAAGAAACGATACGACCGCGAGTTCCTGCTGGGCTTCCAGTTCATCTTCGCCAGCATGCAGAAACCCGAGGGGCTGCCCCAGATCACCGACGTGGTGCTGGACAAG CCCTGTGTACCTTCGCAGGCCAACAAGACCCCGCTGCGGGCGCTCGACCCCATCCGCCTGAGCGGCATGAACTGCAGCCCCGACTTCACCCCCTCCTTCGCCAACCTCGGCCGGCCCGTCATGGGCAACCGGGGCCTG CCCTCAGGCTTGGGGCCGCGCcgctcccagcagagccagaggAAGGAGCCTCGGAAAATCATCGCCACTGTGTCCCTCAACGAGGACGTCAAGCTGAACAAGGCCGAGAAGGCCTGGAAACCCAGCAGCAAGCGTGCCTCCGAGGAGGAGGATCCTGAGAACATCAAGACACAG GAACTGCTCCGCCGCGTCCGCAGCATCCTCAACAAGCTGACGCCCCAGATGTTCCAGCAGCTGATGAAGCAGGTGATGGAGCTGTCCATCGACACCGAGGAGCGGCTCAAGGGCGTCATCGACCTGGTCTTCGAGAAGGCCATCTCGGAGCCAAACTTCTCTGTTGCCTATGCTAACATGTGCCGTTGCCTTATGGGG CTCAAAGTGCCCACGACAGACAAGCCCACGGTGACTGTGAATTTCCGCAAGCTGCTGCTCAACCGCTGCCAGAAGGAGTTCGAGAAGGACAAGGACGACGACGAGATCTTTGAGAAGCGGCAGAAGGAGATGGACGACGCCAGCGCC CCCGAGGAGAAGGCCCGCATGAAGGACGAGCTGGAGGAGGCGCGGGACAAGGCCCGGCGGCGGTCCCTGGGCAACATCAAGTTCATCGGCGAGCTCTTCAAGCTGAAGATGCTGACGGAGGCCATCATGCACGACTGCGTGGTGAAGCTGCTGAAAAACCACGACGAGGAGTCTCTCGAGTGCCTTTGCCGCCTGCTTACCACCATCGGCAAGGACTTGGACTTTGAGAAGGCCAAG cccaggatggACCAGTACTTCAACCAGATGGAGAAGATcatcaaagagaagaaaacatcatCCCGAATCCGATTTATGCTCCAGGATGTGATCGACCTCAGGCAG cacagctgggtgCCGCGGCGAGGAGACCAGGGCCCCAAAACCATCGACCAGATCCACAAGGAGGCGGAGATGGAGGAGCATCGGGAACACATCAAAGTGCAGCAGCTGATGTCAAAGGACAAGAGGAGGGGACCGCCCGGGCCGTCCTCCAGCA GTGGACGCAGCAGCCTGGTCGCGGATGACGGCTGGAACACGGTGCCCATCAGCAAGGGCAACCGGCCCATCGACACCAGCCGGCTAACCAAGATCACCAAG CCTGGCTCGATCGACTCCAACAACCAACTCTTTGCGCCGGGAGGGAGGCTGAGCTGGGGCAAAGGCAGCAGCGGGGGGTCAGGCGCCAAGCCGGCCGACTCAG GGCGACCGGCCACCAGTACCTTGAACCGCTTCTCGGCGCTCCAGCAGTCCACCCCTGCCGACAGCCTGGAGTCCCGGCGCGTGGTGCAGAG gagcagctccagccGCGACAGGTCAGAAAAGGCCGGGGACAGAGGGGACCGGGAGTCGCGTTCGGAGAAGAGCGGTGACCGCCTGGAGCGCCCCGAGCGGGGAGAGCGGGGTGAGAGGAACAGGTCCGCCCTCACCAAGAGGAGCTTCAGCAAGGAGACGGAGGACAGGAGCAGGGAACGGGAGAAGCAGGGCGGCCCCGAGGCCGTGCGCAAGGCTGCTAGCATGACGGAGGAACGGGACCGGAGCCGAGAGCCCG TAAAACAAGAGCCAGCAGCTCCCGCAGCATCGCCCAAGCCCACGCTGTCAGAAGAGGAGCTGGAGAAGAAATCCAAGGCGATCATAGAGGAATATCTGCACATCAATGACATGAAG GAGGCCCTGCAGTGcgtgcaggagctgggcagtCCCTCCTTGCTCTACGTTTTCGTGCGGAACGGCATCGAGTCCACGCTGGAGAGGAGCACGATCTCCCGCGAGCACATGGGCGTGCTGCTGTGCCACCTGGTGAAGGCGGGCACGCTCTCCAAGGAGCAGTACTACAAAGG GCTGCGGGAGATCCTGGAGATCGCCGAGGACATGGAGATCGACATCCCGCACATCTGGCTGTACCTGGCCGAGCTCATCACGCCCATCCTGCAGGAGGAAGGCATCCCCATGGAGGAGCTGTTCAG GGAGATAACGAAACCCCTGGTGCCCATCGGGAAGGCCACCACGCTGCTGGTTGAGGTGCTGGGCTTGTTGTGCAAGGGCATG AGCCAGAAGACCGCAGGCAAGCTGTGGCGGGATGGGGGCCTGAGCTGGAAGGAATTCCTGCCCGAGGACCAGGATGTCAACAAATTTGTCACAGAGCAG aAATTGGAGTACACGATGGGGGGGGACAGCTCGGACACGCCGAGCTGCAAGGAGCTGACCTCAGAGGAGCTGTGCAAGCAAATGGACAAACTGCTGAAGGAGAACCCGAACAACCAAAGAATATACGACTGGATCGAG GCCAACCTGAGCGAGGAGCAGGTCTCATCCAACATGTTTATCAGGGCCCTGATGACATCCGTGTGCCATTCAGCCATCGTCT TTGAGAACCCGTACCGCGTCGACGCCACGGTCATCCGCAACCGGGCCAAGCTGCTGCAGAAATACATGCGGGACGAGCAGAAGGAGCTCCAGGCCCTCTACGCCCTGCAGGCCTTGGTGGTGAAGCTGGAGCAGCCTCCCA ACCTGCTGCGGATGTTCTTCGATGCCCTCTATGACGAGGACGTGATCAAGGAGGAGGCCTTCTACAAGTGGGAGTCCAGCAAGGACCTGTTggagcagcagggcaagggGGTGGCCCTCAAGTCGGTGACGGCCTTCTTCACCTGGCTGCGGGAAGCCGAGGACGAGTCGGACAACAACTGA
- the EIF4G1 gene encoding eukaryotic translation initiation factor 4 gamma 1 isoform X1, with amino-acid sequence MNKAPQPTGGAPTAPHPAPSPGLPQSTFPPAQTAPVVFNPAPTSQMNTPSQPRQFPAGPRAIHQQGGFRSLQHFYQNRAQPPASASRVQSNTTARPGPPAHVYPAASQVMMIPSQISYTPSQGAYYIPGQGRSTYVVPTQQYPVQPGAPSFYPGASPTEFGTYAGAYYPAQGVQQFPAGVPTAQVIVSQQPPIPPKRERKTIRIRDPNQGGKDITEEIMSGARTSSTPTPPQAGSGLEPQANGETPHVAVIIRPDDRPKPALVVSKPVSLEPSKSASPSPPPPLIPEAEPVVLSDVTLVPMEPPGDADTKVEQGEAPPDPHQTFSAITTVPGAGELPLGPQPDTDTAAAAQEEEEEGVVEVEEEEEEEEEEEEAAVPLPEPTPQAPVPPEVPPAPVSPPLPAVPPVPAAPSPPPVVPQAPEAPAKPASPSPPPPREEPCPEPGAPEPSAEANGVLEELPEPLPEAPVCQPVPGAGAVPVPEPVPVPAPASPVAQPEELPLPNGVEGASKAEPGEEQPESDVSPISEPEEPAQPGTPTSPVAEEEEEESEGPAEAQERSSSPAPAPSQSLEATVQVAVSVPKKKRRMKELNKKEAVGDLLDAFKESQISDSASEAENKPPPAAPARETEDTAPARPQEESEETWEEKEDKLAPEKGKAGEQKYRYKEEQWKPLNPEEKKRYDREFLLGFQFIFASMQKPEGLPQITDVVLDKPCVPSQANKTPLRALDPIRLSGMNCSPDFTPSFANLGRPVMGNRGLPSGLGPRRSQQSQRKEPRKIIATVSLNEDVKLNKAEKAWKPSSKRASEEEDPENIKTQELLRRVRSILNKLTPQMFQQLMKQVMELSIDTEERLKGVIDLVFEKAISEPNFSVAYANMCRCLMGLKVPTTDKPTVTVNFRKLLLNRCQKEFEKDKDDDEIFEKRQKEMDDASAPEEKARMKDELEEARDKARRRSLGNIKFIGELFKLKMLTEAIMHDCVVKLLKNHDEESLECLCRLLTTIGKDLDFEKAKPRMDQYFNQMEKIIKEKKTSSRIRFMLQDVIDLRQHSWVPRRGDQGPKTIDQIHKEAEMEEHREHIKVQQLMSKDKRRGPPGPSSSSGRSSLVADDGWNTVPISKGNRPIDTSRLTKITKPGSIDSNNQLFAPGGRLSWGKGSSGGSGAKPADSASDSGRPATSTLNRFSALQQSTPADSLESRRVVQRSSSSRDRSEKAGDRGDRESRSEKSGDRLERPERGERGERNRSALTKRSFSKETEDRSREREKQGGPEAVRKAASMTEERDRSREPVKQEPAAPAASPKPTLSEEELEKKSKAIIEEYLHINDMKEALQCVQELGSPSLLYVFVRNGIESTLERSTISREHMGVLLCHLVKAGTLSKEQYYKGLREILEIAEDMEIDIPHIWLYLAELITPILQEEGIPMEELFREITKPLVPIGKATTLLVEVLGLLCKGMSQKTAGKLWRDGGLSWKEFLPEDQDVNKFVTEQKLEYTMGGDSSDTPSCKELTSEELCKQMDKLLKENPNNQRIYDWIEANLSEEQVSSNMFIRALMTSVCHSAIVFENPYRVDATVIRNRAKLLQKYMRDEQKELQALYALQALVVKLEQPPNLLRMFFDALYDEDVIKEEAFYKWESSKDLLEQQGKGVALKSVTAFFTWLREAEDESDNN; translated from the exons ATGAACAAAGCTCCACAGCCCACAGGAGGAGCCCCGACAGCCCCGCACCCTGCCCCTTCTCCCGGACTTCCACAG TCGACGTTCCCACCCGCTCAGACGGCACCTGTGGTTTTTAACCCGGCACCGACCTCACAAATGAATACGCCTTCCCAGCCGCGACAG TTTCCAGCGGGGCCTCGTGCTATTCACCAGCAG GGCGGATTCAGGTCTCTCCAG catTTCTACCAGAACAGGGCCCAGCCTCCCGCCAGCGCGTCCCGCGTGCAGAGCAACAcgacggcccggcccggcccccccgcacATGTCTATCCAGCCGCGTCCCAGGTGATGATGATCCCCTCCCAGATCTCCTACACGCCTTCCCAAGGAGCCTACTACATCCCCGGACAG GGTCGCTCCACCTACGTCGTCCCGACCCAGCAGTACCCGGTGCAGCCCGGCGCCCCTAGTTTTTACCCTGGAGCCAGCCCCACAGAATTTGGGACTTACG CAGGGGCTTACTACCCGGCACAGGGGGTGCAGCAATTCCCGGCGGGGGTCCCCACTGCCCAGGTCATCGTGAGCCAGCAGCCGCCGATCCCCCCAAAACGAGAACGCAAAACG ATCCGGATACGAGACCCCAACCAAGGCGGCAAAGACATCACTGAAGAAATCATGTCCGGAGCGAGGACCTCATCtacccccacccctccccag GCTGGAAGCGGTTTGGAGCCCCAGGCCAACGGAGAGACCCCTCATGTAGCAGTTATTATCCGGCCAG ATGACCGCCCGAAACCCGCGCTGGTGGTGAGCAAGCCCGTCTCCCTGGAGCCCAGCAAGTCGGCGTCGCCGtcgcctccccctcccctcatcCCCGAGGCGGAGCCCGTGGTGCTCTCGGACGTGACGCTGGTGCCGATGGAGCCCCCCGGGGATGCGGACACTAAAGTGGAGCAGGGCGAGGCGCCGCCCGACCCGCACCAGACGTTTAGCGCCATCACTACAGTGCCAGGGGCCGGGGAGCTGCCCCTCGGGCCCCAGCCCGACACGGACACGGCGGCCGCGgcgcaggaggaggaggaggaaggggtggtggaggtggaggaggaggaggaggaagaggaggaggaggaagaagccGCCGTTCCCCTCCCGGAGCCCACCCCGCAGGCGCCTGTGCCACCCGAGGTGCCACCGGCACCCGTGTCCCCCCCGCTGCCAGCCGTGCCCCCGGTGCCGGCCGCGCCGTCGCCGCCGCCCGTCGTCCCGCAGGCCCCCGAAGCGCCTGCCAAGCccgcctcccccagccccccgccgccccgggaAGAGCCCTGCCCCGAGCCCGGCGCCCCGGAGCCCTCCGCCGAGGCTAACGGGGTTTTAGAGGAGTTACCCGAACCCCTCCCCGAGGCGCCCGTGTGCCAGCCGGTGCCCGGAGCCGGAGCCGTGCCCGTGCCGGAGCCCGTCCCGGTGCCCGCCCCGGCTTCCCCCGTCGCCCAGCCCGAGGAGCTGCCCCTGCCCAACGGGGTGGAGGGCGCCAGCAAAGCGGAGCCGGGCGAGGAGCAGCCCGAATCGGACGTCAGCCCCATCTCGGAGCCCGAGGAGCCGGCCCAGCCCGGCACCCCCACCTCCCccgtggcggaggaggaggaggaggagagcgaAGGCCCCGCCGAAGCCCAGGAGCGGAGCTcgagcccggcccctgccccttCGCAGAGCTTGGAGGCGACCGTGCAAG TCGCCGTGTCGGTGCCAAAGAAGAAGCGAAGGATGAAGGAGCTGAACAAGAAGGAGGCGGTGGGCGACCTGCTGGATGCCTTCAAGGAG TCGCAGATCAGTGACAGTGCCTCGGAGGCAGAAAACAAgcctccccccgccgcccctgCCCGGGAAACGGAGGACAcggcccccgcccggccccagGAGGAGTCGGAGGAGACgtgggaagagaaggaggacaAGCTGGCCCCGGAGAAGGGCAAGGCAGGGGAGCAGAAGTACCGCTACAAGGAAG AGCAATGGAAACCCTTGAACCCCGAGGAGAAGAAACGATACGACCGCGAGTTCCTGCTGGGCTTCCAGTTCATCTTCGCCAGCATGCAGAAACCCGAGGGGCTGCCCCAGATCACCGACGTGGTGCTGGACAAG CCCTGTGTACCTTCGCAGGCCAACAAGACCCCGCTGCGGGCGCTCGACCCCATCCGCCTGAGCGGCATGAACTGCAGCCCCGACTTCACCCCCTCCTTCGCCAACCTCGGCCGGCCCGTCATGGGCAACCGGGGCCTG CCCTCAGGCTTGGGGCCGCGCcgctcccagcagagccagaggAAGGAGCCTCGGAAAATCATCGCCACTGTGTCCCTCAACGAGGACGTCAAGCTGAACAAGGCCGAGAAGGCCTGGAAACCCAGCAGCAAGCGTGCCTCCGAGGAGGAGGATCCTGAGAACATCAAGACACAG GAACTGCTCCGCCGCGTCCGCAGCATCCTCAACAAGCTGACGCCCCAGATGTTCCAGCAGCTGATGAAGCAGGTGATGGAGCTGTCCATCGACACCGAGGAGCGGCTCAAGGGCGTCATCGACCTGGTCTTCGAGAAGGCCATCTCGGAGCCAAACTTCTCTGTTGCCTATGCTAACATGTGCCGTTGCCTTATGGGG CTCAAAGTGCCCACGACAGACAAGCCCACGGTGACTGTGAATTTCCGCAAGCTGCTGCTCAACCGCTGCCAGAAGGAGTTCGAGAAGGACAAGGACGACGACGAGATCTTTGAGAAGCGGCAGAAGGAGATGGACGACGCCAGCGCC CCCGAGGAGAAGGCCCGCATGAAGGACGAGCTGGAGGAGGCGCGGGACAAGGCCCGGCGGCGGTCCCTGGGCAACATCAAGTTCATCGGCGAGCTCTTCAAGCTGAAGATGCTGACGGAGGCCATCATGCACGACTGCGTGGTGAAGCTGCTGAAAAACCACGACGAGGAGTCTCTCGAGTGCCTTTGCCGCCTGCTTACCACCATCGGCAAGGACTTGGACTTTGAGAAGGCCAAG cccaggatggACCAGTACTTCAACCAGATGGAGAAGATcatcaaagagaagaaaacatcatCCCGAATCCGATTTATGCTCCAGGATGTGATCGACCTCAGGCAG cacagctgggtgCCGCGGCGAGGAGACCAGGGCCCCAAAACCATCGACCAGATCCACAAGGAGGCGGAGATGGAGGAGCATCGGGAACACATCAAAGTGCAGCAGCTGATGTCAAAGGACAAGAGGAGGGGACCGCCCGGGCCGTCCTCCAGCA GTGGACGCAGCAGCCTGGTCGCGGATGACGGCTGGAACACGGTGCCCATCAGCAAGGGCAACCGGCCCATCGACACCAGCCGGCTAACCAAGATCACCAAG CCTGGCTCGATCGACTCCAACAACCAACTCTTTGCGCCGGGAGGGAGGCTGAGCTGGGGCAAAGGCAGCAGCGGGGGGTCAGGCGCCAAGCCGGCCGACTCAG CATCTGATTCAGGGCGACCGGCCACCAGTACCTTGAACCGCTTCTCGGCGCTCCAGCAGTCCACCCCTGCCGACAGCCTGGAGTCCCGGCGCGTGGTGCAGAG gagcagctccagccGCGACAGGTCAGAAAAGGCCGGGGACAGAGGGGACCGGGAGTCGCGTTCGGAGAAGAGCGGTGACCGCCTGGAGCGCCCCGAGCGGGGAGAGCGGGGTGAGAGGAACAGGTCCGCCCTCACCAAGAGGAGCTTCAGCAAGGAGACGGAGGACAGGAGCAGGGAACGGGAGAAGCAGGGCGGCCCCGAGGCCGTGCGCAAGGCTGCTAGCATGACGGAGGAACGGGACCGGAGCCGAGAGCCCG TAAAACAAGAGCCAGCAGCTCCCGCAGCATCGCCCAAGCCCACGCTGTCAGAAGAGGAGCTGGAGAAGAAATCCAAGGCGATCATAGAGGAATATCTGCACATCAATGACATGAAG GAGGCCCTGCAGTGcgtgcaggagctgggcagtCCCTCCTTGCTCTACGTTTTCGTGCGGAACGGCATCGAGTCCACGCTGGAGAGGAGCACGATCTCCCGCGAGCACATGGGCGTGCTGCTGTGCCACCTGGTGAAGGCGGGCACGCTCTCCAAGGAGCAGTACTACAAAGG GCTGCGGGAGATCCTGGAGATCGCCGAGGACATGGAGATCGACATCCCGCACATCTGGCTGTACCTGGCCGAGCTCATCACGCCCATCCTGCAGGAGGAAGGCATCCCCATGGAGGAGCTGTTCAG GGAGATAACGAAACCCCTGGTGCCCATCGGGAAGGCCACCACGCTGCTGGTTGAGGTGCTGGGCTTGTTGTGCAAGGGCATG AGCCAGAAGACCGCAGGCAAGCTGTGGCGGGATGGGGGCCTGAGCTGGAAGGAATTCCTGCCCGAGGACCAGGATGTCAACAAATTTGTCACAGAGCAG aAATTGGAGTACACGATGGGGGGGGACAGCTCGGACACGCCGAGCTGCAAGGAGCTGACCTCAGAGGAGCTGTGCAAGCAAATGGACAAACTGCTGAAGGAGAACCCGAACAACCAAAGAATATACGACTGGATCGAG GCCAACCTGAGCGAGGAGCAGGTCTCATCCAACATGTTTATCAGGGCCCTGATGACATCCGTGTGCCATTCAGCCATCGTCT TTGAGAACCCGTACCGCGTCGACGCCACGGTCATCCGCAACCGGGCCAAGCTGCTGCAGAAATACATGCGGGACGAGCAGAAGGAGCTCCAGGCCCTCTACGCCCTGCAGGCCTTGGTGGTGAAGCTGGAGCAGCCTCCCA ACCTGCTGCGGATGTTCTTCGATGCCCTCTATGACGAGGACGTGATCAAGGAGGAGGCCTTCTACAAGTGGGAGTCCAGCAAGGACCTGTTggagcagcagggcaagggGGTGGCCCTCAAGTCGGTGACGGCCTTCTTCACCTGGCTGCGGGAAGCCGAGGACGAGTCGGACAACAACTGA